The Chryseobacterium sp. JV274 sequence GCCATATTGGTCTTTTACTTTTTCAGAAACCTCTCCGTATTTATTTTTAGCCTGATCTTTAAGATCATTTGCCTTATCCTTTATTTTTTTTCTGGTTTCTTTACCTTCTTCCGGTGCATAAAGCATTCCTAAGATTACACCTGCCGCAGCACCTGCAAGAAGTCCTGCCAATATACCTGCTGTATTATTTCCTTTTCTAGACATTTTAAGTTTTTTAATAATTAATAATAGATTAGTTTTTACAGTAATAAAACTTACAATTTGTATACCAAAGGGGGCTTGAGGCCTATTAAAAATTGTTAAATCTTTTCGATGTGAGATAAAATAAGTTCAATAG is a genomic window containing:
- a CDS encoding YtxH domain-containing protein, giving the protein MSRKGNNTAGILAGLLAGAAAGVILGMLYAPEEGKETRKKIKDKANDLKDQAKNKYGEVSEKVKDQYGNISSTFKETANSVAHTVKDGYDKYKDQIVSKTADLAKDVEAELNDLKK